ACGGTGGCCGCTTGGGTCCAGGTTGCACCGTTTAGCGAACCCATCTGCCAAAACACGATCTGATCACGCGCCGTCGTCGGTGCGATATAGGTTGCCATCGACGTCAGTGCACTACAGACCGCTGTAACTGCGATTCCCGTCAAAACCAAAGTGAGAACCTCAGCTCGCCCACCTGAACGCGAAACGAAATAGACGATCAACGCTGCCGCAAGGCCAGAGACGAACGCTGCCACCGGCACACCAAATCCCGCGAGCGCCGTGGGCGCAAAAACCATTGCTAGCGAGGCGCCTACTGAGGCACCAGAAGAGACTCCGATAACGCCAGGTTCGGCCAGCGGATTCGAAAACACTGCCTGCATCACAGTACCTGCGACACCCAATGCGGCACCGACCACAAGACCCAAGACGATTCGGGGGAAGCGGATGCTCCACAGAGTAGAGATCACCACGGGGTCAGTAGGTTCGCGCGCCCGACCGAAGTGCGCAAAGAAGCCACGCATCACGTCTGGAACCGAGATCGGGTATTGCCCCATCGCGCACGAAACCAGGATCGACAGGAAGAGCACCACAAGCAGGCACACGAAAGTCACGATTCGACGCTGGCGCCGGCGTGCAATTCCGTGGTGAACAATCCGATGCGCGTCACCCACGCTCACGCGAGGCTCGGCTGTGGTGCTCATCGCGGGTCCTCCACACCGTAGATAGCCCGCGCGATGGAGAGCAGGATATCGCCCGTTTGGGGGCCAAAGGAGAGAGCTATGCCATCAGGTATGGCCACCACACGCGAGTTCTGCCCAGCTCTTGTCTGGCTCACTCCGGGGCGCGCAAGAAATGCATCCAAGCCGTCAGCCGATGCCAAGCCCTCAGTCATGGTGAGGATAACTTCAGGATTCAACGCCACAAGAGACTCCGCGTTAGCAGGCGTAGTGGTGGTGATTCCGTTGGCGGTGGCGACGTCGGTAGCGCCCAAGGAAGTGATAAGAGCGTCAGCGCCTTCGTCAGCGCCCAGAATAAAGAACACACTCGCGGTGCCGCGGACATAGAGGAATGCTGCCGCAAGGGGCACTTCCGGCGTCCATTGGGCGATCTGGTCCAGAGCAGCTTGGGTTTCTTGTTCGGTTCGTTCGGCAAGGGCGGCCCCTGCCTCCGGCACACCGAGGGAGTTTGCGATCTGCTCGATGAGTTCGGTATTCGTATCGATGGAACGCTCAGAATCCACGATCACCACGGGAATACCTGCGGAACGAAGCTGCTCAATGGCCTCCGTCGGGCCGATCGAGCGATCGGCAATGATCAGAGTGGGGTTCAGAGAAAGAACCGCTTCTGCATTGAGCGAATGCCCGTTTTCGGTAACCACCGGCAGATCGGCTAGTTGTTCTTCGGTGGAAGATACTGTTCTGCCGACGAGGTTCTCACCGTATCCGAGCGAGATGACCGTGCGAGAGAGCGTGCCATAGAGGTCAAGGGCGAGGACCCTAGAAGTATCAGTAACAGTGACTGATCGACCCTCGGCGTCCGTTACCGCCGCAGGCAGCTTCTGCGGGTAATCATCGTCCAAAGGCTGCGGATCAGGCAGACTGGCCGCCTCTGTCAAACCCGTCATGGTGTGCGGGTCTGGAAGTTCTACTGCCTCTGAGGTCTGTGTGGCCTCAGGCGTTGCCGCCGCGGTTGTGGGCAGACCAGCTGCGCTAGCATCACTCTCAGAATTGGAAGCACCGCAACCCCCCAACAGCAGGCTTGCGGTTACTACGACTGCGAAGAATCGCTTCTTCATTTTTCCTCTCACATTGGCCTCTCACCAGGCCGCACTCACCCAAAAGCCTGTGTGGTTACGAATCACGTCGTAACCACACAGGCCCCTAAGGATTAATCAGGCCTTGGCTCCACGGCGGCGAACCACCAGAGCGGTCGCGCCCAGACCGATCATGAGCAAACCAGCGAGCGCGACACCAGCAGTGTTCGTGCCCGTATAGGCCAAGTTGCCGTATGCGTCATACACGCTCAGCTCGCCCGTCTCAGGATCGCACTGGCTGTTTGGCGTCAAAGAAGCCGAACCCGAAAGAAGATCCATGGCTTCGCCTTCTGAATAGAACCCCGCCATCGCCTTGGCGCCCGTGGACGTCAACGCCACCGATGAACTGGAGTAGCTGAGCTTCGAATCAGAGACCGATACGTTTGACAATGTCACATTCGCAATCGCCACAGTGCCATAGTTGGTGACAGTGCCAGCCATATCGCTTCCCTTGACAATCATCGAAAGCGTGGCCGAATTACCCGAGATCTTCAGCGTGGGGTTGGACATCGTCAAGTCCAAGACGCCGTCATGCCCCGTGAAGTGCACTGAGCCCGTGTAGTACAGCGTTCCAGTGCGGGTGCTCGTGTTGTAGAGACCACCAGAAGCGGAGAACCCGAAGTTCGAGCCGTTCCATGTGGCGCCGCTCAGCGTCCATCCACCGTTCGCAATGGAGCTGCGAATGTAGGTGGTGAAAGAAGACTTGATGCCCCATGAGAAGGAACCGGAGGTTACTCGGGTCTGTGCGGTATCAACCGTGCATTCCTTGACATCCGTGGCGGACGAGCTTGCTGACGGGGCCGGGGTGGCTGACGCGGTGTTGCCCGGCGTGGTGGGTGCCGACGTGGTTGGCGCGGTGGTTGGTGCAGAGGTGGTGGGTCCTTCGGTTGGCTCGGTGGTGGGAGCCGTAGCGGCTGTGAGGGTAATGGCCGGAAGATCCATTTCTGTGCCAGCTGCGTAGGAGCCGAAGACGGGCACAGCCGCTTCGCTCAGCACGGCGCTTGCGAAGGTGATCGTGGCGACGTCGTCGTCCACGGCAACATTGATACCGTCGAGTTCGGCAATAACGATCTCTCCGTACTCAACCATTTCACCCGTGCCCATGCTCCGAGAAGATGCCGTGGCCTTGAGAACCCACTTACCTTCTTCTTGGACAACGCTCAGGTTCGAGAGAGTGATATCAAGGACCCCGTCGTGCGCCGAAAGATGGACGTTTCCAGTAAAGGCGAGGCTCGTAAGGTCATCTAGATCAATGTCTTGACCACTGGCCAGCGGAAAACTGAACGTACCTGTTGCGCCATCACCGGCAGTGACTGTGCCGAAGCGAGAGACGTATGAGATGAACGTTGACTTGATTCCCCAGTTCAACGCGCCCTTATCGTACGTCTGTGCAGATGCCGTGGGAGAGGTCGACGTCGTCGGCGTAGACGGTGTTGCAGAAGCGTACGGGGACTGCGTGGCCGTCGGATCATCCGTGGGGGTAGTGGCCGATGCGGTTGGATCTGGATCCACAGTGGTGACCGTCTTTGTGAGGGATACGGTCAGATCATCAAGTACCGTGCCTGCGCTGTAGCTCTGCAGGATGGGGACCGCCTCTGCTGTGAGCGCAAGACCCGTGGCGGTAATGGTAGGAGTCAGCTCATCGCCAGTAACAGTTATGTTGGCAATAGTGGCGAAGCTGATCTGGCCATAATTGGTGGGCGTTCCGCCCGCCGGATCCGTTGTAACCGTCAACTTGAGTACACCTGTTGTGCCAGTGATGTCTAGGACTGGGTCAGAGAGGGTGAAGTTCAATGCGCCCGCGTGGGCGGTGAGGTTGACTGAGCCCTCAAAAGTCAGATCGCTAGGATTAGCTGCGTCAAACGATTGACCCTCAGCCAGCGAATAAGTGAAGAGCCCAGAAGAATCATTCGCGGTTACGCTGGCACCACCAGATGCGGTGGTAGCACCATCTGCATAAGGTCCCCAGAAATAGTTGCGGAACGTCTGCTTGATACCCCAACTAAGTGACCCATCGAGTGTCTCTGTGGCAGATGCCTTGGTCTGCGGCCCATCAGCCGATGCAGCACCAGCTACTGCCAATCCACCAACGAGCACTGACAGGCCAGCGATGCCCGCAATGAGCCTGTCCTTCAGCGATGACGACATGCTTGTCCTTTCCATATATCTCCAGCAGTTCGCGGGAGAAGTGGCGACACCCAACAGTCGCCTTGGTAAGGTTAGCATTACCTAATCTTGATTTCGCAACAAAGACATTTCGTTATTGGATGCCAGCGGAACTAAACTCTACAGAAATGGCACAGGAACGGCGAATTATCAAGGCCGTTTCAGGCCGATTGGAAGAAGTCCAAACTGTGCGAAACACTCGAATGTTCACGGATTGAGACACCGGTTCGAAGAATCGAAGGTTTCCGTTTCTGGAACTTGTCCAAATAAGTTGTTAAGGTGATGACCGTGGAGAACGAGAACTTCGACAAGATGCTGCGCTCGGCCGGCCTGCGGGTGACCGCCCCCCGGCTAGCCACAATGACAGCTCTTGCTAGCAATCCCCACACCGATGCAGATTCCATACTCACTTCGGTGCGTGCACAGCTGGGCACAGCATCGAAGCAGGCCGTCTACGACGTGCTCCACACACTTTCCCGCCACCACATCGTCCGCCGCGTCATCACTGACGGACATGGCTCAATCTACGAACTGGAGCATCACGATAACCATCATCACCTGGTATGCAATGAATGCGGCCGAATCGAAGACGTCCCCTGTCAAACCGGACATGCACCTTGCATGGAACCACCCGAAGAAAGCGGGGTCACTGTCCACATAGCGGAAGTCGTGTACCGCGGCTTGTGCTCCTCTTGCACAGCAAAGGTGAGATCCGAGGAAGCCGCAAGCTGAGCTTGCCTCGCACGTTCAGAGTAGGCGACCTTTGGATCAGAATGGCTCAACCTAGTCACTCAGAATGGCTCAACCTAGTCACTGCCCAAGCTAGCGGTTAACAGATATCGCGTAGGGAAACCTGTCTTCGGTCACGCGCACACTCATCCCGGTCACGCGCTCACCATTCCTGGTCCTGCGTTCAATCCTCTCGGTTACGCGCTCCCCGATCTCGTTCACGTCTCACACAGTGCGGACCACATCTCAGGATCCCCTAACCTCCACACGTAGATCACTGCGTAACTCTCACGACCCACCCAAGGCCGGTGATCAGTGCGCCCATTTTTAGGCGTTATTACACAGATCCACGCTCATATGACCTGGCAGTGCAATCGCACTGCCACCAACAAGTGGCTGACATCAGCGGCGCATACCTGCTGGTCGATGCCAAGTATCACCGCCAATGGCAACGCACATTACTCATGTCAATGGCAACGTACAGAAAGAGAAGAATCGATGACTACATTCGATGCCACACATCCATCCACCACTGAGAATGGAGCGCCACGGGAATCTGACGCGAGTTCTTTGACGGTTGGACCCGATGGCCCGATCTTGCTGCACGACGTCGCCTTGGTGCAGAAGCTTGCTCGGTTTGACCGCGAGCGCGTACCCGAACGCAGCCCTCATGCCAAGGGCTCCGGAGCCTTCGGTGAG
The DNA window shown above is from Changpingibacter yushuensis and carries:
- a CDS encoding FecCD family ABC transporter permease, with translation MSTTAEPRVSVGDAHRIVHHGIARRRQRRIVTFVCLLVVLFLSILVSCAMGQYPISVPDVMRGFFAHFGRAREPTDPVVISTLWSIRFPRIVLGLVVGAALGVAGTVMQAVFSNPLAEPGVIGVSSGASVGASLAMVFAPTALAGFGVPVAAFVSGLAAALIVYFVSRSGGRAEVLTLVLTGIAVTAVCSALTSMATYIAPTTARDQIVFWQMGSLNGATWTQAATVAVVVGVGVSWAWHISAKLDTLALGERAAGHVGINVQSLRISSIVLAALLTSAAVAYAGVISFVGLIVPHVLRLAIGPSNRYLVPASMLGGALLITLSDIAARNLVAFSDLPIGIFTALVGGPTFFILLRRRIRPGGHS
- a CDS encoding heme/hemin ABC transporter substrate-binding protein; the protein is MKKRFFAVVVTASLLLGGCGASNSESDASAAGLPTTAAATPEATQTSEAVELPDPHTMTGLTEAASLPDPQPLDDDYPQKLPAAVTDAEGRSVTVTDTSRVLALDLYGTLSRTVISLGYGENLVGRTVSSTEEQLADLPVVTENGHSLNAEAVLSLNPTLIIADRSIGPTEAIEQLRSAGIPVVIVDSERSIDTNTELIEQIANSLGVPEAGAALAERTEQETQAALDQIAQWTPEVPLAAAFLYVRGTASVFFILGADEGADALITSLGATDVATANGITTTTPANAESLVALNPEVILTMTEGLASADGLDAFLARPGVSQTRAGQNSRVVAIPDGIALSFGPQTGDILLSIARAIYGVEDPR
- a CDS encoding HtaA domain-containing protein yields the protein MSSSLKDRLIAGIAGLSVLVGGLAVAGAASADGPQTKASATETLDGSLSWGIKQTFRNYFWGPYADGATTASGGASVTANDSSGLFTYSLAEGQSFDAANPSDLTFEGSVNLTAHAGALNFTLSDPVLDITGTTGVLKLTVTTDPAGGTPTNYGQISFATIANITVTGDELTPTITATGLALTAEAVPILQSYSAGTVLDDLTVSLTKTVTTVDPDPTASATTPTDDPTATQSPYASATPSTPTTSTSPTASAQTYDKGALNWGIKSTFISYVSRFGTVTAGDGATGTFSFPLASGQDIDLDDLTSLAFTGNVHLSAHDGVLDITLSNLSVVQEEGKWVLKATASSRSMGTGEMVEYGEIVIAELDGINVAVDDDVATITFASAVLSEAAVPVFGSYAAGTEMDLPAITLTAATAPTTEPTEGPTTSAPTTAPTTSAPTTPGNTASATPAPSASSSATDVKECTVDTAQTRVTSGSFSWGIKSSFTTYIRSSIANGGWTLSGATWNGSNFGFSASGGLYNTSTRTGTLYYTGSVHFTGHDGVLDLTMSNPTLKISGNSATLSMIVKGSDMAGTVTNYGTVAIANVTLSNVSVSDSKLSYSSSSVALTSTGAKAMAGFYSEGEAMDLLSGSASLTPNSQCDPETGELSVYDAYGNLAYTGTNTAGVALAGLLMIGLGATALVVRRRGAKA
- a CDS encoding Fur family transcriptional regulator, coding for MENENFDKMLRSAGLRVTAPRLATMTALASNPHTDADSILTSVRAQLGTASKQAVYDVLHTLSRHHIVRRVITDGHGSIYELEHHDNHHHLVCNECGRIEDVPCQTGHAPCMEPPEESGVTVHIAEVVYRGLCSSCTAKVRSEEAAS